AGCGCCGCCTTCGCCTTGTAGTTCGCCTGGTCGGCGACGACGCCTCCCTCGACAGCATCACAGGGGCATGGCCTGCGGCGAACTTCTATGAACGCGAGGTCTTCGACCTCTTCGGCATTCACTTCGGCGGCCATCCCAACCTGCGCCGCATCATGATGCCTGAAGACTGGAAGGGCAACCCGCTGCGTAAAGACTACCCCGTGGAGGGCTACCGCTAATGTCTCCTGTTGCCGCTCCTGACCAGATCATCCCCGGAATTGAAGACGTCGTCGCGGACGCCAATCTCCACAAGCATGGCACCGACCCCATCGCCGACCAGACGATGGTCATCAACATGGGGCCGCAGCACCCTTCGACCCACGGTGTGCTCCGCCTGGTGCTCGAGATCGACGGCGAAACCGTCGTCTCCCTGGCGCCCGATATCGGCTATCTGCATACCGGCATCGAGAAGACCTGCGAGGCAAAGTTCTACCAACAGGTTGTTCCGCTGACCGATCGCATCGACTATCTCTCGCCGATGACCAACAACACGGCGTACGCTCTTGCAGTCGAAAAGCTGCTAGAGCTTGAGATTCCCGAAAAGGCCCAGTGGCTGCGCGTGCTCTTCAACGAGCTGATGCGCATTAACTCGCACCTGGTCTGGCTGGGAACGCACGCGATGGACATCGGCGCTCTCACCGTCTTCCTCTACTGTTTCCGCGAGCGCGAGCAGCTAATGCGCATCTTCGAGGCCGTTAGCGGCCAGCGCATGATGACCAGCTATATCCGTATCGGCGGCGTCAGCCTTGAGCCACCTCTAGGCCTCTTCGAGGCGATCCGAGCCTTCCTCCTCGACTTCCCCTCGAAGATCGA
This portion of the Edaphobacter sp. 4G125 genome encodes:
- the nuoD gene encoding NADH dehydrogenase (quinone) subunit D: MSPVAAPDQIIPGIEDVVADANLHKHGTDPIADQTMVINMGPQHPSTHGVLRLVLEIDGETVVSLAPDIGYLHTGIEKTCEAKFYQQVVPLTDRIDYLSPMTNNTAYALAVEKLLELEIPEKAQWLRVLFNELMRINSHLVWLGTHAMDIGALTVFLYCFREREQLMRIFEAVSGQRMMTSYIRIGGVSLEPPLGLFEAIRAFLLDFPSKIDQYESLLTGNPIWINRLKGVGYITPEDAIALGVSGPPLRAAGIDFDLRRDMPYSSYEKFQFKVPVTTESDVWARYVLRMEEMRESVKICLQALDGMPEGRIVADAPKIILPDREQMKTQMESLIHHFKIVTEGFAVPAGEATSSVEAAHGMMNYYVVSDGTAKPYRVHMRNADFANLQALETMCKGRLLADVVAVIGSLDIVLGAIDR